GGACAATATTAGTGCTGACCCCAATGTAAGCCCTGTGATCACAAGGCATGAACAATCCTCAACGGCTGTGCTGTTGTTATCTGTGATGCACCTTTTGGGGGAGTGGCTCGTGGACATCGAGGGCAGCGCTACTTAATGGGGGTACTCCTGGTGCCGGGagcaagaaagacaaaaacCCATGCTAATGAGACGGTCAGGGAAAAGGAGACTCTCAGGAAATTCTGCTTTTTCTGCTCCTTGCCCTCATGTGTCAGAAGCAATTGGATGGACGGCAGATAGACAGCTTTAGGTCCCTTCAAGAATCAACGTTGCATCAACTGTGTGGGTTGCGCTTATGAAACCATAGCCACCAGTCCATGAAACAGTTTTAGAGCAAACTCATTTTATGGCTGCAACATGTACCCAAAAAAGCTGAGATCGGTGGCAAAAAAGATGAAGGAAGTCCAAAAATATGCTCTACAGGTGAACAGCCTGATTGGGCGCAGGTAGGCGGCATGATTGGCTCGAAAAGTCGCTTCCTTTATTTGCTCAGTCATTCACTAGCAAAGATAGGGTGAGAAAATAGTCAAGCACTTTAGGGACAATGTTCTTCAATGTGCAAAGAATTTAGGGGTTTCATCATCCACTGCCCGCACAAAATATCTTCAAAAGAGAATCGAAATCAACACTGAATGCCCGTGACCTTTGATCCTTCAGGCGGCCCTGGCAATGGCAATAAATAGAGTTTGGCGCTACATCCCTAAGGCTCatgtttcaaattgtttttggaaatggATGCAAAATCCAAAGGCCAGTGAATTTGGTGACTTACATCATTCatgccaaaaaacaaaaatgtgatgTAACAATGGTAAACATCAAGTTCATGATTATTTGCTAAAAAGGAAGTTGATccgtttgaacattaaatatcttGTCTGTGGTGTAGTCAATTAAATGTAGGTTGATAATGATGAGCAAATCattgtattctgtttttattgATGTCGAACTCAACAGCCTTAATTCATTGGAACTGGGTTTGTAAAAGGGAAGACAATGAATTATAAGTGAATCACTGGATGCGCTCACGTTCCTTTTCAGATTTATGCAGctctgtgcgtgcatgtgtaatTACTTTAATTTAAATGAGATAAAGTCAATGTTGGATACAGCAGGCTGCAGAAGCAGATGGTTCAATCGGATGGCTTCTTGCCCGACGAATAAAACGCGAGCGTCGTCCGTCCAGCCTCGCCAACGCTCATGATTAGTACGCACCCGCCACTGGACTACGTGCCGTGATGCACTTGTGCAGTGTAGCTACAGTTGTTGAATTGTGTGCATGTGGATCGAGAACAAGTGAACAGTAAACCTGGTAGCTTCCCCTGGAACCAAATTGGTTTCAAGGGAAGCGGCTTCCATGgcaaccgctatcattaaaaaatgagtgtgtgtgtgcgtgcgtgtgcaaccATGCACTTCTCTGTCACCATTTCAGTCCAGCCATTTTAATTAACTGATTTAAAGGACCTTCcttttagacaaaaaaaaacatattataTTTGAGTCTCTTGAGGATGTTTTTTGTCTTCACATGGACTTCCGATTTTGTTATTTAAGGAAAACgagaaataaaatagaatacagtgctattttttttattgtttctttttccttttgccTACTTATTCaccccaatatatatatatataaattaggtGTATtctaattgtttttttcccaaaacatttaaatgATTAAGGCGATGCTATTTAGCCGAATATATCTAATCTTATTATTTGTATTAGTTAATAACATTTAAGCTTGGCGCTCAATAAGATGGTGATCCAAATCCAATTCTGAAAAGCATTTGATTCAATGTAATTTGGTGTGATGCAATTACCTTGTGCACTTTGGATGTAAGAAATCAGACGACATGCCCCTTTGTAATGTTGAACCTACTTGAAAAGTCTTTGCATCCTCCACGGGCCTCATCAGCAGGACCGCGAGGCCCAGTGATGTCAGTCGACAGGGCTTATCGCGCGCCACTGGGTCAACTGCTCCCACTTGAATTGATTCTCTGAGAAGGTGGCGGCTGTTCACGCCCTCCAAGCGAGGGCAGAGAGGAGAACAAGCCATTGTGGTGGAATCAAAGCAGGCCACAAGGTTGATTtgcttttcctttcttttcccTTTGGCCTCCAGGGACTTGAGCTGGATAACCGCAAAAGAAAGACAAGGGCAAAACAATGAGTATTTATGTACATATTGATATACAGCATAGTTCTTcccctcccccccttttttATGGCAGCGTGTTTATTTTGCTCTTTAAAGACCTTTCATATAAAAACTAATTATGCATATTTCCCAGAGgtcgttttttttgtgtttgaatCATGGCTGATCTCACTGGCTGTTTACGTCCACCAAAACAATTCCTTGAAAGACAGTTTTGTTCTCCCCCAATTTTCCTCTCCTTGCCTTCCCCCAACGTTCGGATCTCTTTCATCTCCATCCACTGGCGCAGCCTCCTCCCTCAGCCACCGCCCACCCGCTGTATGCGATTTTCATTTGTATGATTCCTCAGAGTCTTTAGCGGTTATGTTAATAAGTCTAATATTCAAACTACAGAAGTGCACATGTTGATGATTGCGGCACTTTCCTCTGTTTGTATGCACGTGGCCaagacattaggtacacctgaatgatTTAACAAGATCCAATCCAAGATAATTATGCACACTTTTCATTAACTCTGATCGCACATATTTACTGGCAATGGGTTTTTGAAAAATCTGGAAACTAAAATGTGGAAAAGTGGTGTGACCCTAGAATTCAGTGCTGCTTAGTTCTCAGTCTCCACCATAAACATTTCAACAAATACCTTCAACATACATAATGTATTTTAAATTCCCTTTAAATGAAGAAGTGTGACAGTGCCAGTCCAAAGTGTGCATTAATGTGTGATAGAGCccattttttaatttgtcaaaGCAGTTGCGCCTTTTAGTGTGGTCCCCGCTGAGTGTATAAATGACGGCCTACAACCCAGAGACGATTGTAGTGGATTTTTCATTAGCTCTGGGCAGACAAGTGCCATTACGTGGCTTGAAGTCGTCTTCAAAGCAAGCCGAGCACCCTCATTGATAATGAATGAGACGAGCGTATCCCTTCTCTCTGCTCCTTCACCTTCTTCCTCTCACTCATTGTCCTTTCTATCTGTCACTCATGAACCCAAAGATGTTTCCTTGTGGCCTTTCTTTGATGCTACGAATGCATTAAGAGCATGTGAACCTAATGCCGTCCCACTTCCGTGAGCACCTTCGAGATAGGAAACATTCCAAGGCATGAAGCTCATTTGGAAAGGCAGCGAGATTTATGACGACAGATCAGCGTGAGGAAGGACAAACGCAAATAGTGAGAAGCGTGGGTTGCCGTCTCAGGGGAGGGACAGCGCTGGCTAAATTGCTGAGGCAGCACGGCGAGAGGAGCCAAGAGGAAGGGAGATGAATGCCAGCATAAGGCAAGGAAGGAGGATGCTTGGGGGTGGGTGGTATGGTGCTTTCAGAGCATTCCAAAAAAGGTAACAAGATGCTAAAAATGGTTGCCCCCCAAGTGACAAAGTAAAAATATAGCACTTCTTGCCCCGAAGTACATTTTACAGGTATTAATACATTTTGAGATTTGATTTTGCGGGGCAGCCCAGATTTGTACTTGCTACTTTATTCAATTTTCCCCTGATGACAACATCAGGATATGTGTTGTGTCTTGGGTCAGCCTAAAAACAACAAGTGTCAATCAGGGAAACCCATATGAGTTATCATTCGCCGAGTTAGCATTTTCACTGTTTCCCCACAGACAACCTactaccagtgcttctcaattattttctgtttttaaatttaCGAATCGATATCGGcttgtgaaaaagaaaatggattcaaatcgatttttttttttaaacccagcTCTGCCTCCAGTATCTGACTTCAGTAAAAAAGAGCATGAGTATGATACGAGTCTGTTTCTTGCAGTTGAACAGGAAGGAGTTGTCCCGACTATCTGGCGATCCCACGCTGGACATGAGGGACCCCGTACTGTCCAACATACTACGGGGTCGCAGGGCCCGCAGACGCGCAGGCTCCACGGGGCCTCCCGCTAGCGTGGCACCTCTGACCATGGGGATGGCCGACTGCGTGGACAGCTGCACCCAAACGGACATCAGCTTCCAACATATGTTGACCACGGGCAAGAGCAAGCAGTCACCGCCCAAGCCTCCGCCTTCGCCGCCTCTGCCGGGGCTCCTGGAGCCTTATCTGCTCAATGAGCTGTCAGTCACATCACAGGCTCTGTGTCTTCACAGTCGAGCTGACCTTTCACTAACCACCCTTTCAGTTTCCTAGAGCCCGTGTACTACGACCCCTCCGACTACTTTGACGTCTCTCAGCATGACGTCGACAGGCAGGATGAGCTGGAATATGAGGTGAGCGGTATCAAAAACGGAAACTAACGAAATAAACTAAAATTTAACCTTCTGAAAATTCTACCTGTGACTAGAACACAATGCATTCAATATTCTTGATATGTATGCTCTTTGTAGAACGACTGTGACTgaagcatttttgttttgttgttcaaCTTGTCTTTACCAGGAGGTGGAGCTCTACAAATCCCGTCACCAGGATAAACTTGGGCTAACCGTGTGTTACAGAACCGACGATGAGGAGGATCTCGGGATATACGTTGGCGAGGTGATGTTGactgtttttttcatttaagcATTGGCTATGACTTATTAGCACAAGTTCACTTCACAAAAAGCCTTCTCACTTCCTCCAGGTGAACCCAAACAGTATTGCTGCAATGGACGGCCGCATCCGCAAGGGGGACAGAATATTGCAGGTGCACAAAAACTCATCCAGTACCTTGCATGCATGAAGAATAATGAGCAGCATCACACATTCACCACATGGATGCATCATACAAATCCTATTTTGCAAATGTTCCTCGCAAACTACTTATTCAAATGGCCACTTTCCACCATTGGAATCAATACATAGGTCACATAGAGAAGGCATCCTAATTGCTAAGCTACCATGAGATTGATGTGTCGTTTAACACCCGAAGAACGGATAATCAAGTTAGGAAAGATGcaataataaaatgaatttatgttttttgcttttttgtttgtttttagatcAACGGAGTGGACATCCGAGACAGAGAGGAGGCGGTTGCTATTCTGACCAGAGAAGACAGCACGAATGTCTCCTTGCTCCTCGCACGACCCGAGATAGAGGTGAGAATGTTAGCTAATTGGTGGTGGGCGGGCTGCGAGCAGCCCGTCCCGTGCACTCGCTTAAAAATACACGATCGTCCTTTATCATCTTGTATGCGTCATAAGTCACTTATATCTTTACAGTTGAGAAATTGGAACGAGATAATAGATTGAAAAATTGATTTCTGCTAGATGGCAAAATTAacctgttgccattcatacAGTGAGTAAATTTAGGATTTAGCATCTTAACTATTTTGGAACATTTGCAGAActtgccatttttgttttctggtGTGGCGTTACAATTTCCGACTGTGAAATCAATACTGTGGCTCATTAAAGTTTTGGAAAATTTGAACTCAAACAAGAAATGAGGGACAACTTGAAGAGCAAAGACAAATTATTCTTCGCACTTCTCTAGGTCactctggattttttttccgaGGATAAGCTCCTTTAACATTAGCTTTTTGACCGAATTTATTGGCAGACaaaattgattcttttttttgccgctgcttgttaaaaaaaaaagtcagactcCCACGCTCCTTGTAAGATTACGCCATTTGTATGCAGGCCACATTTTGCACACAGAAGGCGAGAGAGGGCAACGAGCCTGCACAACACACGTACACGTTGCGCAACCTCTTCTTTGGAGAGACAGCTTACCTTGAATACCTGAGAAAAGCTAAGGCCAGACTACTCATTTTGATTCCAAAGAGGCAGCGGTCTCATTAGAGGGTAACACCCACAAATGTATTTTATCTGCGGCCACGCGGGAACGCCGAGCCGTCGTCCGCCGACGAGAACAAAGACCAACGGATCGATCGCTTCAACTGTCTGAATGCGGTTCACGTGCAAGCAATTAGGCGCAAGATCAACTGCGCTCTCTCGGGGCAACCTTCACTGGCTTAAGAACATTTGCATGATTTGCATTCCGGCAGCTGCCGAAGAGGAGAAGCAGGGATggagggaaagatgatttgaggtGCGAGCGTTTTAACTATGAGAATGAAACGcttatctcaaggcaccgctgTATTTACAATGTATATTTAGTACAAATGAATGCTTGTAATAAAATATTCTTTCTCTTACATCATCTGAACTCTGGATCAGAATGACAACCAGGTGGTTCCAGACACAGGGCAGTTGGAGCCACTGGACAACGCCGTCCACCTGTTGGCCAGTCACAGAAGCAACACCGGCACCTGCGTAGATACCTCCGCCCCGGCTTCTGGGTGCCAGGATGGCTTCCCGAACCGGGATTCGCCCAATTTGCTGCAGACCGTGCTGAGCAACAGTCAGGAGCTGGACAGCGGAGTGGGCCGCACGGACGAAAGCACGCGCTACGAGGAGTCCTCGGAGCACGACCTCCTGGGAGACGATCACACCAGCGCCTCCAATACCAACACCACCAACACGCCCGGAAGCTTGCGCAAGTTTTCCTCCACCCGAAGCGACACGTCGCCACTACTGCACTCCCACGACCTCCAGTATAGCGCCGACTCCCTTTTGGGCCTGGACTGCATCGGCGGTGCACCGCCGGAGTCGCTGGAGGCTAGCGACAGGGCCTACACATGTGACCCGGTGAGAACGATGATGCCCGGGCTGACGGAGGAAGAGTGCGAGCGATACAAGGAGTTGCTGGAGATCAAGTGTTACTTCGAGAGGAGCGCATGCGGTGAGGAAGAAGGCGTCTCGCTGGACGAGAACAAGAACGAGAGCTTAACTCGGCACGAGATGGCGCTGTTAGAGGAGGAGTTGCGGCACCTGGAGTTCAAGTGTCGCAACATCCTGCGGGCGCAGAAGATGCAACAGCTGAGGGAGCGCTGCCTCAAAGCTTGGCCTCTGGAGGAGAAAGCGGCCAGCCGCTGCTCGCTTGGCGACGAGTCCCGGCACCAGGCCCTGTCTGACATCAACGAACTTCCCGAGAGGGAGCGCTCCGATAAGGACAGCACCAGCGCCTACAACACCGGAGGGGAAAGCTGCATGAGTACCCCGCTAGTCAATGAGAAGCACCCTTACGCTGACAGCCCAGAAGGCGGAGAAGCTCAACTGGAGAAGAGCTTCCCCTCAAGACAGAAGGAAAGGGCAACCCGAAATGGAGGAGGGGCCGGAGTCCAAGTGAACCTCAACCAGGCCGGGAGAGGATCCAACCCGGGAGCCCGGAGAGGTTCCGACGGAGGGCTGAGACGCAACTGCAAAACCAATCCTGCCAGCGGGAGGCCCGGCGGCCGCAGTGCCGAGAACAGTCCTTACATGTCTCGCCGTCACGCCCAAACAAAGTTGCCGCGGCACTACCTGAGCTGCATGCAGCTGGGCTCTCCATCAACCTCCGAAGTCCCCGGAGAGGCCGGCGCCGACCCTAGAGGTGGAGACGTCAGCCCCATGAGTCTGGGGAGCACTTGTAAAGACGTGGGCCAAAGTGAAGCCGCCGGGCTCTTGTCCCCGCGGATGGAATGGAAAGTGAAGATTCGAAGCGACGGTTCACGCTACGTGGCCAAAAGGCCCGTGAGAGACCGCCTCCTGAAGGCGCGGGCCATGAAGATCCGAGAAGAACGCAGCGGCATGACCACAGATGACGACGCGGTGAGCGAGATGAAGATGGGCCGCTATTGGAGCAAAGAGGAGCgcaagcagcagctgcaaaaggCCCGAGAGCAGCGGCGGCGCCGGGAGATGATGATGCAAAGCCGCCACGACTTCCTGAGGGAGCGGGAGCAGGGCTGCGGGGTCTCCGGGGACGGGGACGCCGTGCCCCAGCAAGAACCCACTTCCATCCTGGAGCTGTGCCACCGCAAGAGCATGAAGAAGCGCAGCCGCAGAATTCTGGACAACTGGATCACCATCCAGGAACTGCTGACCCATGGGAGCCGATCTGCGGATGGATCCAAAGTTTACAACCCGCTGCTGTCCGTCACCACGGTCTAAGCGGGACAATGTGTTGGATGAGGACATGCCCCCTTTTACACTGCCCTGTTGCCAGCCAGAGGAGGCAAGTGCACACACTCTGGACTTACACGACTCACAGAATAGTGGTCTAAAGTAAGTCTACCCGTAAAGGCTAGCGTGAATTTTATTTCCGCTTTTAGATTTAACTTTCACCCGAAAGCCAAATACCTGTAGGTTTTTCGTAGTAGCAGCATTAAATAGAAAAGAtaggcatgtaaaaaaaaaaaaaaaaaaagattggataAGGACCAGTCCAGCTGGAAATAATAATTCATAAATAATTGATCATTATCCAATGAGTTTTTTTAAGTGATAGTGTgtagaatgtttttattttttagtgttcattgattgtaaaataatgtgcaaacatttttttggacatttttggggaaaaaaaaaaatctagaattgTAGGTCCACTAACCTCTGATTATATTCCATGGATGGTGCGTCGCCATAGAGTAGCTGACACGTCTCTCCGCCATCTTACTGCTATGGAGAACCAAAGGGGACAATCATGTGATCACAGATCAATGAGTACAACGTGTAAAAACAGCAATGCACTCACCTTGATACGTGATGGAACACAAGAAGTCGTTTGATGACATTTCGCTGACACCTCTGCTGAGGAAATTGGCGGCAGGTGGGGGTCTCCAAGGCACCACTTCATCGTGCACATGCTTCAAATTAAGATCCGTGGATTCTATtagttcaccactagatggcagtaaaTTCTACACACTGTCCCTTTAATGCTAAAATGTTTTACAATGAGTCAATTTTGATAAAAGTACAAAATACAGTTGCTTTCAAATGTAGATAAAAGTAAAAAATCATGAGGAAAAATAAAGCCACATCTGAACACATACAGTGCCCTCCAGAAGTATTGGAACGGCAAAGTTAAAGtcctgcttttgttgtatgCAGAAGACATTTGGGTTTCAGATCACAAGATGAATACGAGACAAAAGTTCAGCTTTTGTTTCCTACTATTTACATCAAGATGTCTTAAACACGTCAGAACAGATCACCTTTTGTTTGAAACCACCTTACTTGCCAATTGAGCAAACGCATTGAAACAGACATGATTAAATTAACTTTAAGTGAGGTGCGGGAAGGGTGTGCTGGGAATGGTGTCTGCTCTCAATAAAGGACACATCTACATTTTGAACTTTTGTCTCATATTGATCTTTCCACCAATAACGTTGCCAAATCTGTCAATAAGCTGCATTCATTAAAAGGATTGTATTAATGagctctttaaaaaaataacagttGAATTGATGAACTGCATTGCAAACGCCACAGTCGGGAAAATAGATTTAATGGGCTTAAAATACAAACAATGAGCGGTGGCaaggttaaaaagaaaaaaaaagccaccagAGGCGTCGGAAATTGAGAAGAAACGACAACAGCGCCCTCTGCTGATTTAGAATTTGCCACAGAGAAATGACTCAAAAGCTCACGCACAACAGAGCTGATCTTTCTAGAAATGATCCCGTTTTGACCACAAGGTGATTTGTAGGAAAGCTTGATGGAAAGCACAAAATTGAGATTATTTTGCATATAACAGTACAACTGGAAATAGCAAAATTATGATGGGTTATTCTCAAGCACATTTTCTGACTAG
This region of Syngnathus typhle isolate RoL2023-S1 ecotype Sweden linkage group LG2, RoL_Styp_1.0, whole genome shotgun sequence genomic DNA includes:
- the LOC133149926 gene encoding PDZ domain-containing protein 4-like, whose product is MGCNMCVVQKPEEQYRVMFQLNRKELSRLSGDPTLDMRDPVLSNILRGRRARRRAGSTGPPASVAPLTMGMADCVDSCTQTDISFQHMLTTGKSKQSPPKPPPSPPLPGLLEPYLLNELFLEPVYYDPSDYFDVSQHDVDRQDELEYEEVELYKSRHQDKLGLTVCYRTDDEEDLGIYVGEVNPNSIAAMDGRIRKGDRILQINGVDIRDREEAVAILTREDSTNVSLLLARPEIENDNQVVPDTGQLEPLDNAVHLLASHRSNTGTCVDTSAPASGCQDGFPNRDSPNLLQTVLSNSQELDSGVGRTDESTRYEESSEHDLLGDDHTSASNTNTTNTPGSLRKFSSTRSDTSPLLHSHDLQYSADSLLGLDCIGGAPPESLEASDRAYTCDPVRTMMPGLTEEECERYKELLEIKCYFERSACGEEEGVSLDENKNESLTRHEMALLEEELRHLEFKCRNILRAQKMQQLRERCLKAWPLEEKAASRCSLGDESRHQALSDINELPERERSDKDSTSAYNTGGESCMSTPLVNEKHPYADSPEGGEAQLEKSFPSRQKERATRNGGGAGVQVNLNQAGRGSNPGARRGSDGGLRRNCKTNPASGRPGGRSAENSPYMSRRHAQTKLPRHYLSCMQLGSPSTSEVPGEAGADPRGGDVSPMSLGSTCKDVGQSEAAGLLSPRMEWKVKIRSDGSRYVAKRPVRDRLLKARAMKIREERSGMTTDDDAVSEMKMGRYWSKEERKQQLQKAREQRRRREMMMQSRHDFLREREQGCGVSGDGDAVPQQEPTSILELCHRKSMKKRSRRILDNWITIQELLTHGSRSADGSKVYNPLLSVTTV